A part of Fusarium oxysporum Fo47 chromosome III, complete sequence genomic DNA contains:
- a CDS encoding thiamine pyrophosphate enzyme, N-terminal TPP binding domain-containing protein: MALLQRSRLAAQGLSKCRPAQLQSSARRYNTAAISSLSQRDRKSPSLSLSASHSKASTALHTPSPTAVMNRSYSTASEDMYTASFAFFEAIWDAGITHCFVNLGTDHPSIIEAMVKGQREKKGKFPKIITCPNEMVAMSMADGYARLTGKPQCVIVHVDVGTQGLGAAVHNASTGRAPVLVFAGLSPFTQEGEHRGSRTEYIHWIQDVPDQKQIISQYCRYTGEIKTGANVKQMVNRALQFATSDPQGPVYLCSAREILEADLKPYSLKQEHWESVELGGLPTSAVDKIAEALAGAKAPLLVTGYSGRNHKVPAALVELADKVKGLRVLDTGGCDMCFPADHPAWIGLKFGVDDAVESADTIVVLDCDVPWVQTRCKPREDAKIFHIDVDPLKQQMPTHYIQADARYKADGLTAVQQITKALNKKEFASKLEVNAAETEKQRAEVHENKLASIAKAAEPLADDTFGTGHLSKKLRDLCPEDTIWAIEAVTNTGFVHDNIQPTIPGSWINCGGGGLGWSGGGALGIKLATDAENGGTNKGKFVVQIVGDGTYLFTVPGSVYWISRRYKIPVLTIVLNNKGWNAPRRSLLLVHPDGLGSKATNEEINISFDPVPDYAGIAKAAAGGDIHAARVDKASDLDSVLKEAIAKVQAGQTAVVDCKVAPDC; the protein is encoded by the exons atggctctcCTTCAAAGATCCAGATTGGCCGCTCAAGGCCTCTCAAAATGTCGTCCAGCACAGCTTCAATCCTCAGCGAGGAGATACAACACCgcagcaatctcatcacTTTCTCAACGAGATAGAAAAAGCCCCTCTCTGTCTCTATCTGCCAGCCACTCAAAAGCATCAACAGCTCTTCACACACCTTCACCCACAGCAGTTATGAACCGTTCTTACTCAACAGCAAGTGAAGACATGTATACCGCATCCTTTGCCTTCTTTGAGGCTATCTGGGATGCTGGTATCACCCATTGTTTTGTGAACTTGGGTACCGATCATCCTAGTATCATTGAGGCTATGGTCAAGGGAcagagggagaagaaaggaaaatTCCCCAAGATCATCACATGTCCCAACGAG ATGGTGGCCATGTCAATGGCTGATGGCTACGCCCGATTAACAGGCAAACCTCAGTGTGTAATCGTCCACGTTGATGTTGGAACTCAGGGTCTCGGAGCAGCTGTTCACAACGCTTCCACAGGCCGCGCCCCCGTGTTAGTATTCGCTGGTCTCTCACCATTCACACAAGAAGGCGAACACCGAGGAAGTCGCACAGAGTACATCCACTGGATCCAAGATGTACCAGACCAGAAACAGATCATTTCTCAATACTGCCGATACACTGGCGAGATCAAGACAGGGGCTAACGTCAAGCAAATGGTTAACCGCGCTCTGCAATTCGCTACTTCGGACCCTCAAGGTCCTGTATATCTGTGCAGTGCACGAGAGATTCTCGAGGCTGATCTCAAACCTTATTCTTTGAAGCAAGAACACTGGGAGTCGGTTGAGCTTGGTGGTCTTCCTACAAGTGCTGTTGATAAGATCGCtgaggctttggctggtGCAAAGGCTCCTTTGCTGGTTACAGGGTACAGTGGGCGAAACCACAAGGTACCGGCTGCGCTTGTCGAATTGGCGGATAAAGTCAAGGGTCTGCGAGTCTTGGACACTGGCGGTTGCGACATGTGCTTCCCCGCTGACCATCCCGCTTGGATCGGACTGAAGTTtggtgttgacgatgctgttgagTCTGCTGATACCATTGTCGTTCTGGACTGCGACGTACCCTGGGTTCAGACCCGCTGCAAGCCTCGCGAGGATGCAAAGATCTTCCACATTGATGTTGACCCCCTGAAGCAGCAAATGCCAACTCACTATATCCAAGCCGATGCGCGCTACAAGGCCGATGGTTTGACAGCCGTCCAGCAAATTACTAAAGCTCTTAACAAGAAGGAATTCGCCAGCAAACTTGAAGTCAACGCCGCGGAGACGGAGAAGCAACGTGCTGAAGTCCACGAAAACAAACTCGCTAGCATCGCCAAGGCCGCAGAGCCTCTTGCAGACGATACCTTCGGCACTGGCCATCTTAGCAAGAAACTCCGTGACCTTTGCCCTGAAGATACAATCTGGGCCATTGAAGCTGTTACCAACACTGGTTTCGTACACGACAACATTCAACCCACAATTCCCGGATCGTGGATTAACTGTGGAGGCGGTGGTCTCGGCTGgtctggtggtggtgctcTGGGTATCAAGCTTGCGACAGACGCTGAGAATGGTGGTACGAATAAGGGCAAGTTTGTTGTGCAAATTGTGGGAGATGGAACATATCTCTTCACAGTACCTGGTAGCGTGTACTGGATCTCAAGACGATACAAGATCCCCGTCTTGACCATTGTGCTCAACAACAAGG GATGGAACGCTCCTCGCAGATCTCTACTCTTGGTTCACCCCGACGGTCTCGGATCGAAGGCCACAAACGAAGAGATCAACATTTCCTTCGATCCCGTACCTGACTATGCTGGTAtcgccaaggctgctgcagGTGGAGATATTCACGCTGCTAGAGTTGACAAGGCATCAGATCTGGATAGTGTGTTGAAGGAGGCGATTGCTAAGGTGCAGGCTGGACAAACGGCCGTGGTTGACTGCAAGGTTGCGCCAGACTGCTAA
- a CDS encoding cyclin-domain-containing protein produces MSYQTAVTTEAQAGTIPLRHPDTMTDRPPPPPPVPSSDPHLIADDPSAPKTSADHGLFEMSPAEALALLSAGVELLVRITGDVPPTPPPKSPTVPHMSGMQAEKENIVRSYSDKNLAKLRKQAELEAKRLAAKDKPEPVHDNQPESGNIDGVRLKPHPGLMSPPPQSEPYVVVGADSQPVNLQHSAITRKFYSKNEPPITINQYLQRLHQFCPMSTAVYLATSLYIHRLAVEERAIPVTRRNAHRLVLAGLRVAMKALEDLSYPHAKMAKVGGVSEAELARLEISFCFLVGFELVVGETRLRKHYERLRDRTSHHGFDNADVPILNLKPRSRGGV; encoded by the coding sequence ATGTCTTATCAAACGGCTGTTACTACCGAGGCTCAGGCCGGCACAATTCCACTGCGACATCCCGATACCATGACTGATCGaccgccgcctcctccccCGGTGCCCTCTTCCGATCCTCATTTGATCGCCGACGACCCCTCCGCACCGAAAACCTCTGCCGATCATGGCCTCTTCGAGATGTCACCAGCAGAAGCACTCGCTCTGCTGAGCGCTGGcgtcgagcttcttgtcagGATAACGGGCGATGTACCTCCGACACCACCGCCAAAATCTCCTACCGTGCCGCACATGAGTGGCATGCAAGCCGAGAAGGAGAATATTGTGCGATCATACTCTGATAAGAATCTGGCGAAATTGAGGAAACaggctgagcttgaggctAAGAGATTGGCTGCCAAAGATAAGCCTGAGCCTGTGCATGACAATCAACCAGAGTCAGGGAATATTGATGGTGTGCGACTGAAGCCTCACCCAGGTCTCATGTCGCCGCCACCTCAATCAGAGCCTTATGTTGTCGTGGGAGCCGATTCTCAGCCTGTCAATTTGCAGCACAGCGCTATAACACGCAAATTCTACAGCAAGAATGAGCCTCCGATCACTATCAACCAATATCTTCAGCGACTACACCAATTCTGTCCCATGAGCACCGCAGTATACCTCGCGACATCACTGTATATACACCGGTTAGCCGTTGAGGAGCGAGCTATCCCTGTCACCCGGCGCAACGCACATCGTTTAGTCCTGGCTGGTCTTAGAGTTGCCATGAAAGCTCTTGAAGATCTATCTTATCCTCATGCCAAGATGGCTAAGGTGGGTGGCGTCAGTGAAGCAGAACTGGCCAGGTTGGAGATAAGCTTCTGTTTCCTGGTTGGATTCGAACTAGTTGTTGGTGAGACTCGACTACGGAAACACTACGAGCGACTGAGAGATCGCACATCGCATCACGGCTTCGATAATGCTGATGTTCCTATATTAAACCTCAAGCCTCGGTCACGCGGCGGGGTTTAG